From Argopecten irradians isolate NY chromosome 12, Ai_NY, whole genome shotgun sequence, one genomic window encodes:
- the LOC138305020 gene encoding multiple epidermal growth factor-like domains protein 10 has protein sequence MSESSDSPGNLTLDYEVFRVTCSSKPEQHRVCNQDGRLVCESNHYGPNCDRICIPTEHGVCDNLGHMVCNNTYYGPNCDVHCVPTGHRYCDNNGNLRCRPNYYGSKCDVHCVDNSHGRCDARGHLQCSTHYYGQNCSVNCVPHGNVNCSSTGKKVCKDFFYGDNCASRCSSPVITHFIRNVEGTLVCTTAYYGPCCNKVCPHTQHGHCNGTDLVCDPGYFGPTCSTHCVPTVHGKCDVNGKIRCNVNFYGVLCNVPCIPKGNKICDDNGNYICKTSFFGSNCDVHCSNTTHGTCNQHGTLICKAGFFSPNCDVACSNTSHGTCNHDGILICETGFFGPNCDVSCSNTSHGTCNHNGILICETGFFGPNCDVSCSNTSHGTCNHDGILICEKEFFGNTCDVACSNTSQGTCNHDGILICETGFFGPNCNVSCSNTSHGTCNHDGILICETGFFGNTCDVACSNTSHGTCNHDGILICEIGFFGITCDVACSNSSHGTCNHNGIVICETGFFGNTCDVACSNKSHGTCNHDGILICETGFFGPNCDIACSNTSHGTCNHNGILLCETGFFGNTCDVACSNKSHGTCNHDGILTCETGFFGNTCEVACSNTPHGTCNHDGILICETGFFGNSCDVACLNKTHGTCNVSGKLICEMSFFGPDCNISCVNTTHGTCNNNGSLICKAGFYGPQCSITCSNTLHGQCNDLGTLECETDYFGTDCLTFCNSSLHSHCTMNGTLECNEGYYGENCDVICADVDHGHCDVNGFLVCDDNFFGENCSDHCSIQEVDEVKNGLCVTNIGPVCNPAPQSPVQQKWKPYFKDNNGNDPSPLGDKKKSF, from the exons ATGTCGGAGAGCAGTGACAGTCCTGGCAA tttGACCTTAGATTACGAGGTGTTCCGAGTTACATGTTCATCAAAACCAGAACAGCATCGTGTATGtaaccaagatggccgtcttGTGTGCGAGTCAAACCACTATGGACCTAACTGTGATAGGATTTGTATACCTACTGAACACGGAGTCTGTGATAATCTGGGACATATGGTATGTAATAACACTTACTATGGGCCTAATTGTGACGTTCACTGTGTACCAACTGGACATAGATACTGTGACAATAACGGAAATCTAAGATGCAGACCTAATTATTATGGCTCTAAATGTGATGTTCACTGCGTGGACAACTCCCATGGAAGATGTGACGCCCGTGGACACCTCCAATGTTCCACGCACTATTACGGTCAAAACTGTAGCGTCAATTGCGTCCCTCATGGTAATGTTAACTGTTCGAGCACAGGCAAAAAAGTGTGCAAGGACTTCTTTTATGGAGATAATTGTGCGTCCCGCTGTAGCTCCCCAGTTATAACTCATTTTATTCGGAATGTCGAGGGGACATTGGTATGTACGACAGCTTACTATGGTCCTTGCTGTAACAAGGTTTGTCCACATACACAGCATGGGCATTGTAATGGGACTGACCTTGTCTGTGATCCTGGTTACTTTGGACCCACATGTTCCACACATTGTGTTCCGACAGTCCATGGTAAATGTGATGTCAATGGAAAAATTCGATGTAACGTCAACTTTTACGGAGTATTATGTAATGTGCCATGTATCCCGAAAGGGAACAAGATATGTGACGACAATGGaaattacatttgtaaaacAAGCTTCTTTGGCTCAAATTGTGACGTCCACTGTTCAAATACGACACATGGAACATGTAATCAACACGGAACTCTCATCTGCAAAGCGGGTTTCTTTAGTCCAAATTGTGATGTCGCTTGTTCAAATACATCTCATGGAACATGCAATCATGATGGAATTCTCATATGCGAAACAGGTTTCTTTGGTCCAAATTGTGATGTGTCTTGTTCAAATACGTCACATGGAACATGCAATCACAACGGAATTCTAATATGCGAAACAGGTTTCTTTGGTCCAAATTGTGATGTGTCTTGTTCAAATACGTCCCACGGGACATGCAATCATGACGGAATTCTCATTTGTGAAAAAGAATTCTTTGGTAACACTTGTGATGTGGCTTGTTCAAATACGTCACAAGGAACATGCAATCACGACGGAATTCTCATATGCGAAACAGGTTTCTTTGGTCCAAATTGTAATGTTTCTTGTTCAAATACGTCCCACGGGACATGCAATCATGACGGAATTCTCATTTGCGAAACAGGATTCTTTGGTAACACTTGTGATGTGGCTTGTTCAAATACGTCACATGGAACATGCAATCACGACGGAATTCTCATATGCGAAATCGGTTTCTTTGGGATTACTTGCGATGTTGCTTGTTCAAATTCGTCCCACGGGACATGCAATCACAACGGAATTGTCATTTGCGAAACAGGTTTCTTTGGAAACACTTGTGACGTTGCCTGTTCAAATAAGTCACATGGAACATGCAATCATGACGGAATTCTCATATGCGAAACAGGTTTCTTTGGTCCAAATTGTGATATTGCTTGTTCAAATACGTCCCATGGAACATGCAATCACAACGGAATTCTTCTTTGCGAAACAGGTTTCTTTGGAAACACTTGTGACGTTGCCTGTTCAAACAAGTCACATGGAACATGCAATCATGACGGAATTCTTACATGCGAAACAGGTTTCTTTGGAAATACTTGTGAAGTGGCTTGTTCAAATACGCCACATGGAACATGCAACCATGACGGAATTCTCATTTGCGAAACAGGGTTTTTTGGAAATAGTTGTGATGTAGCTTGTTTAAACAAGACACATGGAACGTGTAATGTTAGCGGAAAGCTTATATGTGAAATGAGTTTCTTCGGTCCTGACTGTAATATTTCATGTGTAAATACGACTCACGGTACTTGTAACAACAATGGAAGCCTTATTTGTAAAGCTGGCTTCTATGGTCCACAATGCAGTATCACCTGTTCAAACACTTTACATGGACAATGCAATGATTTGGGGACGCTGGAATGTGAAACGGATTATTTCGGTACAGATTGTTTAACTTTTTGCAACAGTTCTTTACATAGTCACTGTACAATGAATGGCACCCTAGAATGCAACGAAGGATATTATGGAGAAAACTGTGACGTCATTTGTGCAGATGTAGATCATGGTCATTGTGACGTAAATGGATTCTTAGTTTGTGACGATAACTTCTTTGGCGAGAACTGCTCAGACCATTGTAGCATTCAGGAAGttgatgaagttaaaaatggGCTCTGTGTAACTAATATTGGTCCAGTGTGCAATCCAG CTCCCCAGTCCCCTGTGCAGCAGAAGTGGAAGCCTTACTTCAAGGACAACAATGGGAATGATCCAAGCCCTCTTGGAGATAAGAAGAAGAGTTTCTGA